In Leifsonia sp. ZF2019, a genomic segment contains:
- a CDS encoding PadR family transcriptional regulator, with translation MSKQATEMLKGTLEGIVLAILQARPAYGYEITSWLRDQGFTDIAEGTIYALLVRIEQRGLVDVEKVPSEKGPPRKVYSLNRAGHEYLDEFWRTWSFLAERLEQLRHEGEN, from the coding sequence ATGAGCAAGCAAGCGACGGAGATGCTCAAGGGAACCCTCGAAGGCATCGTCCTCGCCATCCTCCAGGCCCGGCCCGCGTACGGCTACGAGATCACCTCGTGGCTGCGTGATCAGGGCTTCACCGACATCGCCGAGGGCACCATCTACGCGCTCCTCGTGCGGATCGAGCAGCGCGGCCTCGTGGACGTGGAGAAGGTCCCGTCCGAGAAGGGCCCGCCGCGCAAGGTGTACTCGCTCAACCGGGCGGGTCACGAGTACCTCGACGAGTTCTGGAGGACGTGGAGCTTCCTCGCAGAACGACTGGAACAGCTCCGACACGAAGGGGAGAACTGA
- a CDS encoding ABC transporter ATP-binding protein: MTATTLDRGPAIRVHGLEKSYKKLSVLRGVDFEVERGSIFALLGSNGAGKTTAVKILSTLLKADAGETVVNGFDAATEAAEVRDSISLTGQFAAVDEILTGRENLVLVAELRHRKKPGAIADELLSRFSLREAGGRRVSTYSGGMRRRLDIAMSLIGDPPVVFLDEPTTGLDPQARIEVWDAVKELAGRGTTVLLTTQYLDEAEQLADRIAILHEGRIIANGTLAELKQLLPPAQVEYVEKQPSLEDVFLAIVGEPTPKEES, translated from the coding sequence ATGACCGCCACCACCCTCGACCGCGGCCCGGCCATCCGGGTGCACGGTCTCGAGAAGTCCTACAAGAAGCTCAGCGTCCTGCGCGGCGTCGACTTCGAGGTCGAGCGCGGCAGCATCTTCGCCCTGCTCGGCTCCAACGGCGCCGGCAAGACGACGGCGGTCAAGATCCTCTCGACCCTGTTGAAGGCCGATGCCGGGGAGACCGTCGTGAACGGCTTCGACGCCGCCACCGAGGCGGCGGAGGTGCGCGACTCCATCAGCCTGACCGGGCAGTTCGCCGCGGTCGACGAGATCCTGACCGGGAGGGAGAACCTCGTCCTCGTCGCCGAGCTGCGCCACCGGAAGAAGCCCGGCGCGATCGCGGACGAACTGCTCTCCCGCTTCTCGCTCAGGGAGGCCGGAGGGCGCAGGGTCTCCACCTACTCGGGCGGCATGCGCCGCCGGCTCGACATCGCGATGAGCCTCATCGGCGACCCGCCGGTGGTCTTCCTCGACGAGCCGACCACCGGTCTCGACCCGCAGGCCCGCATCGAGGTGTGGGACGCGGTGAAGGAGCTCGCCGGGCGCGGCACCACCGTGCTGCTCACCACGCAGTACCTCGACGAGGCCGAGCAGCTCGCCGACCGCATCGCCATCCTGCACGAGGGCCGCATCATCGCGAACGGCACCCTCGCCGAGCTGAAGCAGCTGCTCCCGCCGGCGCAGGTCGAGTACGTGGAGAAGCAGCCCAGCCTCGAAGACGTCTTCCTCGCCATCGTCGGCGAGCCCACCCCGAAGGAGGAGTCATGA
- a CDS encoding ABC transporter ATP-binding protein, whose product MTSGRTDASIECSDLVRIFTAEGVEVQALQGLTLRVRSGELVAIVGASGSGKSTLLGILSGLDKPTAGAASVAGRDLLTMTAKQRVDYRRRTVGFVWQQTSRNLLPYLTARENIALTMTIARRPDRVARSRDLLDLLEVSHCADRRPAEMSGGEQQRVAIAVGLANEPAVLLADEPTGELDEHTSADVLEAMRGVNRELGVTTLIVTHDPAVSEHVARTVQIRDGRTSTEVLRRTGVTAAGDEHTIAEEFAVLDKVGRLQLPPEYLSSLDLRDRVRLALETDHVGVWPHADDHEEGASGEH is encoded by the coding sequence ATGACATCGGGCAGGACGGACGCGAGCATCGAGTGCTCCGACCTCGTGCGCATCTTCACCGCGGAGGGCGTGGAGGTGCAGGCGCTCCAGGGCCTCACCCTGCGGGTCCGCAGCGGCGAGCTCGTCGCCATCGTCGGCGCCTCGGGCTCGGGCAAGTCGACGCTGCTCGGCATCCTCTCCGGACTCGACAAGCCGACCGCCGGCGCGGCGTCGGTCGCCGGTCGTGACCTCCTGACGATGACGGCGAAGCAGCGCGTCGACTATCGACGCCGCACGGTCGGATTCGTCTGGCAGCAGACCTCCCGCAATCTCCTCCCGTACCTGACCGCGCGCGAGAACATCGCCCTCACGATGACGATCGCCCGCCGCCCCGACCGCGTCGCCCGCAGCCGCGATCTGCTCGACCTGCTCGAGGTCTCGCACTGCGCCGACCGCCGGCCGGCCGAGATGTCCGGCGGCGAGCAGCAGCGCGTCGCGATCGCCGTCGGCCTGGCGAACGAGCCTGCTGTGCTCCTCGCGGACGAGCCGACCGGCGAGCTCGACGAGCACACCTCGGCCGACGTGCTGGAGGCCATGCGCGGCGTGAACCGGGAGCTCGGCGTCACCACGCTCATCGTGACCCACGACCCGGCCGTGTCGGAGCACGTCGCCCGCACCGTGCAGATCCGGGACGGACGCACGTCGACCGAGGTGCTCCGCCGCACCGGGGTCACCGCGGCCGGGGACGAGCACACCATCGCCGAGGAGTTCGCGGTGCTCGACAAGGTGGGCCGCCTCCAGCTGCCGCCCGAGTACCTCAGCAGCCTCGACCTGCGCGACCGGGTGCGGCTCGCGCTCGAGACGGACCACGTGGGCGTGTGGCCGCACGCCGACGACCACGAGGAGGGGGCCTCCGGTGAGCATTGA
- a CDS encoding DUF2510 domain-containing protein, whose amino-acid sequence MAAAAQAGWYDDGSGTMRWWDGAVWTDKAQPPPPRAGGIGGMIDRIEADAVSGGQPRPAPTGMSYVVLQVILKEKLWGTGSGNLTELERAINAQAALGYRLHTISTAASGSKGIGGGDRIQATMVFERLG is encoded by the coding sequence ATGGCAGCAGCGGCACAAGCAGGCTGGTACGACGACGGTTCCGGGACGATGCGGTGGTGGGACGGCGCCGTGTGGACGGACAAGGCGCAACCGCCGCCCCCGCGCGCCGGCGGTATCGGGGGGATGATCGATCGCATCGAGGCGGATGCTGTCTCCGGTGGCCAGCCGCGGCCGGCGCCGACCGGGATGAGCTATGTGGTGCTGCAGGTCATCCTCAAGGAGAAGCTCTGGGGGACCGGATCCGGCAACCTCACCGAGCTCGAGCGGGCGATCAACGCGCAGGCGGCGCTCGGCTACCGGCTGCACACCATCTCGACGGCCGCATCGGGGAGCAAGGGAATCGGCGGAGGCGACCGCATCCAGGCCACGATGGTGTTCGAACGGCTGGGGTGA
- a CDS encoding ABC transporter permease yields the protein MSTATFISDTTVLTGRSMRHITRSLDTIITTALMPIAFMLLFVFVFGGAIDTGSFSGSYVDYLLPGIMLITVATAVSYTSYRLFMDLKGGIFERFQSMPITRSSVLWAHVLTSLVSTMISVVLVVLVSLLVGFRTGASVLAWLGVAGILILFSLALTWIAVIAGLSATTVDGAGAFAYPIIFLPFISSAFVPTESMPGPVRWFAENQPVTSIVDSIRALFAGQPVGTDIWIALAWCVGILVVAYAFAMVAYRRRITAG from the coding sequence ATGAGCACCGCGACCTTCATCAGCGACACCACCGTCCTCACCGGGCGGTCCATGCGCCACATCACGCGCAGCCTCGACACTATCATCACCACCGCCCTCATGCCGATCGCGTTCATGCTGCTGTTCGTGTTCGTCTTCGGCGGCGCGATCGACACGGGCTCGTTCTCGGGCTCGTACGTGGACTACCTGCTGCCCGGGATCATGCTGATCACGGTGGCGACGGCGGTCTCGTACACCTCGTACCGGCTGTTCATGGACCTGAAGGGCGGCATCTTCGAGCGCTTCCAGTCCATGCCGATCACCCGGTCGAGCGTCCTGTGGGCCCACGTGCTCACGTCGCTCGTCTCCACGATGATCTCGGTGGTCCTGGTCGTGCTCGTCTCCCTGCTGGTCGGCTTCCGCACCGGCGCGAGCGTGCTCGCCTGGCTCGGCGTCGCCGGCATCCTGATCCTGTTCAGCCTGGCGCTGACCTGGATCGCCGTCATCGCCGGCCTGTCGGCCACGACGGTGGACGGGGCGGGCGCCTTCGCCTACCCGATCATCTTCCTGCCGTTCATCAGCTCGGCGTTCGTGCCCACCGAGAGCATGCCCGGTCCCGTCCGCTGGTTCGCGGAGAACCAGCCCGTGACCTCCATCGTCGACTCGATCCGCGCCCTGTTCGCCGGCCAGCCCGTCGGCACCGACATCTGGATCGCCCTCGCCTGGTGCGTCGGCATCCTGGTGGTCGCCTACGCCTTCGCCATGGTCGCCTACCGCCGCCGCATCACCGCCGGGTGA
- a CDS encoding DUF427 domain-containing protein — protein sequence MPRPRPETPGPGQESVWDYPRPPRIERVTAAATIRLGGQLIVDTNDVVRVLETSHPPVYYLPIADFAPGALADADGSSFCEFKGTARYLDVRGGGEVRPACAWNYPHPSPGYESLRDRVAVYAQQMDECTVDGEVVTPQPGGFYGGWITSAVVGPFKGAPGSLGW from the coding sequence GTGCCCCGACCACGTCCCGAGACCCCAGGACCGGGGCAGGAGTCTGTCTGGGACTACCCGAGACCGCCACGCATCGAGCGCGTCACCGCCGCTGCCACCATCCGTCTGGGCGGGCAGCTCATCGTCGACACGAACGACGTCGTCCGCGTGCTCGAGACCAGCCATCCGCCGGTCTACTACCTCCCGATAGCGGACTTCGCACCCGGCGCGCTGGCCGACGCCGACGGTTCGTCGTTCTGCGAGTTCAAGGGCACCGCACGCTATCTCGACGTGCGCGGCGGAGGCGAGGTGCGGCCCGCGTGCGCCTGGAACTACCCGCATCCATCGCCCGGATACGAGTCGCTCCGAGACCGCGTCGCCGTCTATGCGCAGCAGATGGACGAGTGCACGGTCGACGGGGAGGTCGTCACTCCGCAACCCGGAGGCTTCTACGGCGGCTGGATCACGAGCGCCGTGGTCGGGCCGTTCAAGGGGGCGCCGGGGTCGCTGGGGTGGTGA
- a CDS encoding GNAT family N-acetyltransferase, whose protein sequence is MSIEVLPATGRWDDFATFMVPRKPGGGGCVCMSYRDARLDMPARIDYMRAECEKEPGPGVLAYLDGEVAGWCSVAPKSTYRRLLNSRTIPHLDEELDPWSIVCFVVRGGFRKRGLMHELLDGAVEHARTSGAAIVEGYPVDTDGKKVDVISGYVGTVALFERHGFERYAETNAHSGGADRWVMRRTLR, encoded by the coding sequence ATGTCCATCGAAGTGCTGCCTGCGACCGGACGCTGGGACGATTTCGCGACGTTCATGGTTCCGCGCAAGCCCGGAGGCGGGGGATGCGTGTGCATGTCGTACCGGGATGCGCGGCTCGACATGCCCGCGCGGATCGACTACATGCGCGCCGAGTGCGAGAAGGAGCCCGGGCCCGGGGTGCTGGCCTACCTCGACGGGGAGGTGGCGGGGTGGTGCTCGGTCGCGCCGAAGTCGACCTACCGGCGGCTGTTGAACTCGCGGACGATCCCGCACCTGGACGAGGAGCTCGACCCGTGGTCGATCGTGTGCTTCGTGGTGCGTGGCGGGTTCCGCAAGCGGGGGCTGATGCACGAGTTGCTCGACGGGGCGGTGGAGCACGCGCGGACGTCCGGAGCGGCGATCGTGGAGGGGTACCCCGTCGACACCGACGGGAAGAAAGTGGATGTGATCAGCGGGTACGTGGGAACGGTCGCGCTGTTCGAACGGCACGGGTTCGAGCGCTACGCCGAGACGAACGCGCACTCCGGGGGAGCGGACCGGTGGGTGATGCGGCGGACGCTGCGCTGA
- a CDS encoding sugar O-acetyltransferase, with protein MPGDLLMRIHSPEFQAMSQRVLEVTALTSRLNVLPFDDEAGKAGLLAQILGSPVPDRTTIYPPFFTDHGLNLELAERVFINQNCTFLDYAGIRLAERVMVAPKVTFITVGHPVDTDDRRTWLTGGPITVEENAWIGAGATILPGVTIGHDAVIAAGTVVAEDVPAASLVAGPKGAIKRRW; from the coding sequence ATGCCCGGCGACCTCCTCATGCGCATCCACAGCCCCGAGTTCCAGGCCATGTCGCAGCGCGTCCTGGAGGTGACCGCCCTGACCTCCCGCCTCAACGTCCTCCCCTTCGACGACGAGGCCGGCAAGGCAGGGCTGCTCGCGCAGATCCTCGGCAGCCCCGTTCCCGACCGCACGACCATCTACCCGCCGTTCTTCACCGACCACGGGCTGAACCTCGAACTCGCCGAACGTGTCTTCATCAACCAGAACTGCACCTTCCTCGACTACGCCGGCATCCGCCTCGCCGAACGCGTCATGGTCGCCCCGAAGGTCACCTTCATCACCGTCGGCCACCCCGTCGACACCGACGACCGCCGCACCTGGCTGACCGGCGGCCCCATCACCGTCGAGGAGAACGCGTGGATCGGCGCCGGCGCGACCATCCTCCCCGGGGTGACGATCGGCCACGACGCGGTGATCGCCGCCGGGACCGTGGTGGCGGAGGATGTGCCCGCCGCGAGCCTGGTCGCCGGCCCGAAGGGCGCGATCAAGCGACGCTGGTGA
- a CDS encoding phosphoribosyltransferase family protein, protein MTSSASPVRARMADLFEWVTDDGTRSSYVEFQRLWRDPEILSGIGPLLAAPFAEAAPTVVIGPPSSGHLLGPLVAAEVGAGFGAVVKDPVRLIDSDDWVTVTTPPDYRDRHLTMGLRRGVVTSADRVLAVDDVADTGSQLLALKRLVEHIGATWVGSSVVLDLLSLNTTRRELRLQAVFHSREL, encoded by the coding sequence GTGACCTCTTCGGCTTCCCCCGTCCGCGCGCGGATGGCTGACCTCTTCGAATGGGTCACCGACGACGGCACGCGCTCGAGCTATGTCGAGTTCCAGCGGTTGTGGCGCGATCCCGAGATCCTCTCCGGGATCGGGCCCCTGCTCGCCGCACCGTTCGCGGAGGCCGCGCCGACGGTCGTGATCGGTCCACCGTCCAGCGGACATCTCCTCGGCCCGCTGGTCGCCGCCGAGGTGGGGGCGGGCTTCGGCGCGGTCGTGAAGGACCCGGTCCGGCTGATCGACAGCGACGACTGGGTCACCGTCACGACGCCGCCTGACTACCGCGACCGCCACCTGACGATGGGACTGCGCCGTGGAGTCGTGACGAGCGCGGACCGGGTGCTCGCCGTGGACGACGTCGCGGACACCGGGAGCCAGCTGCTGGCGCTCAAACGACTGGTGGAGCACATCGGAGCCACCTGGGTCGGCAGCTCGGTGGTCCTCGACCTCCTCTCGCTGAACACCACCCGTCGGGAGCTCCGACTCCAGGCCGTCTTCCACTCCCGCGAGCTCTGA
- a CDS encoding DUF1048 domain-containing protein — MAAKWVEAITGSLEQKKQYRQYRARLEALPEPYNAVAKAVQRYFMYNGGVEDGDTLLTMMGDFVELWERAAADGTPVRDIVGDDPVEFAEAFAEAYTGKRWIDKERARLNAAVEAAKKKGTDQ, encoded by the coding sequence ATGGCGGCCAAATGGGTCGAGGCGATCACGGGATCGCTCGAGCAGAAGAAGCAGTACCGGCAGTACCGGGCGCGGCTGGAGGCCCTGCCCGAGCCCTACAACGCCGTCGCGAAGGCCGTGCAGCGGTACTTCATGTACAACGGCGGCGTCGAGGACGGCGACACTCTCCTCACCATGATGGGCGACTTCGTCGAGCTCTGGGAGCGCGCCGCGGCCGATGGGACCCCCGTCCGCGACATCGTAGGCGACGACCCGGTCGAGTTCGCGGAGGCGTTCGCCGAGGCCTACACCGGCAAGCGCTGGATCGACAAGGAGCGCGCCCGCCTGAACGCCGCCGTCGAGGCGGCCAAGAAGAAGGGGACGGACCAATGA
- a CDS encoding YciI family protein: protein MPQYAVLIYANDSAHRLDATPEDLAEPNGHGDELAASGAMRAAYAFTPRDLARSVRADGVTDGPFVDAPVAVAGVYVIEADDLDAALAIAATNPAIRGDGGVEVRQVHSGGVVEP from the coding sequence GTGCCCCAGTACGCCGTCCTGATCTACGCGAACGACTCCGCCCACCGCCTCGACGCCACCCCCGAGGACCTCGCGGAGCCGAACGGCCACGGTGACGAGCTCGCCGCCTCCGGCGCCATGCGGGCCGCCTACGCGTTCACTCCACGCGACCTCGCCCGCTCCGTGCGTGCCGATGGAGTGACCGACGGCCCGTTCGTGGACGCCCCCGTCGCCGTGGCGGGCGTCTACGTCATCGAGGCGGACGACCTGGATGCGGCACTGGCGATCGCCGCGACGAACCCGGCCATCCGCGGGGACGGCGGTGTGGAGGTGCGGCAGGTGCACAGCGGCGGGGTGGTGGAGCCGTAG
- a CDS encoding ABC transporter ATP-binding protein — MDDALGAPVSGAARDGERLVPLLRADGVGRIFPTAAGPVTALDAVSLDVHPGELLVVRGRSGSGKTTLLNVLGGLDTPTSGTVRLGDLDLTTASESQLVAVRRSRVGFVFQAFGLVPVLSAAENVEVPLRLLGVDPAVRDARVAELLDRVGLGGHAAQRPAELSGGQQQRVGIARALAARPQVLLADEPTGQLDSVTGAAMMDLLVELVHDAGVAAVVTTHDPILMARADRVIELHDGRTVPRRRGAHVRE, encoded by the coding sequence ATTGACGACGCACTGGGCGCACCCGTCTCCGGCGCGGCGCGCGACGGCGAGAGGCTCGTGCCGCTGCTGCGCGCGGACGGCGTCGGCCGCATCTTCCCCACCGCCGCCGGCCCCGTCACCGCGCTCGACGCCGTGTCGCTGGACGTCCACCCCGGCGAGCTGCTCGTCGTGCGCGGCCGCTCCGGCTCGGGCAAGACCACCCTCCTGAACGTGCTCGGCGGGCTGGACACCCCCACCTCCGGCACCGTGCGGCTGGGCGACCTCGATCTCACCACGGCGAGCGAGTCGCAGCTCGTCGCCGTGCGACGCTCCCGTGTCGGCTTCGTGTTCCAGGCGTTCGGCCTCGTGCCCGTGCTGTCCGCCGCCGAGAACGTGGAGGTGCCACTGCGCCTGCTCGGCGTCGACCCGGCCGTGCGCGACGCCCGCGTGGCCGAGCTCCTCGATCGCGTCGGCCTCGGCGGTCATGCGGCTCAGCGTCCCGCCGAGCTCTCGGGCGGCCAGCAACAGCGCGTCGGGATCGCCCGCGCGCTCGCCGCCCGCCCCCAGGTGCTGCTCGCCGACGAGCCGACCGGCCAGCTCGACAGCGTGACGGGTGCCGCGATGATGGACCTGCTCGTCGAACTGGTCCACGACGCGGGGGTCGCGGCCGTGGTCACCACGCACGACCCGATCCTCATGGCACGCGCGGACCGTGTGATCGAGCTGCACGACGGACGCACCGTCCCGCGGCGGCGCGGGGCGCACGTGCGGGAGTAG
- a CDS encoding ABC transporter permease, whose amino-acid sequence MSRRSLLSGTGLAARAFAASRGALALLGVVVLIATTAVSAWPRFAEGLLGAELRYRVEEATPVNRDLLTSTITGTVQSAGGGSFGGTAEPGAVWQGMPGALASARSAMAPALRAVTGTGDYASRSDDATTTGPPDAASDSRYVTVVESYARLRAAAALDAGAWPSPIATVGTTATPPTVDVVLTTDAARLVGWTVGQTRTASSGSAFRLRLSGTVRPLDTGSDFWSLETVRAHGSYVDRGDAGKLYRAVAWVDPGSWTRVAPLFAGTFTQGWFPVAPSALSVSLLDPVRSALGRFLSAAPTPSFGGVPTTLRFSTSLDRTLDAYSARAQPANTLFAILAAGPLGVALAVLVLGVRLLLGRRREALALLAARGASPARLRRDLAIDTALVSVPGAGLGLVAALLLTPGADSLLRPVALALACALAPPALSAAAAGRLGPGDDLRGGRTARRRWGWVLEVLVLGLAALGVAALLQRGPEPASAGLGVDPLLALTPVLLALAACVVVLRVYPVPLSWLTRALRRRRGPVAFIGATSALRSRAGSLWPVFAVVTGVAIAVFSAGVLSTERAGIESGALARVGADLSVTAPTTFTDEQVERLRSVRGVAASAVVEWAGGVRVQAGSQGGDLSGYLVDPAELARVQSGIPEAARVSSALVQKDRARTGAVIGGFDPTIPVTSAILYAGTAVHLGVTEFDFAPGVYVRDAQWVIIDRTALPASAGLTGRPQTVLVSLAPGADAATVHDELAAIAGTGATIGDAQREQQTLRAAPLVAGLETIALLSITLSALMCVGALLLALVIGTASRTRLVATLRTIGYTARQTGALLAWELGPLLVAGLVAGIAVGLALPAIVLAPIDLSGFTGGPIAPAVVVDPLLIAAAAGGFVLVTLAVTLIALAVARRRSPAAVLRAGGEE is encoded by the coding sequence ATGAGCCGGCGCTCGCTCCTCTCCGGCACCGGTCTCGCCGCCCGCGCGTTCGCAGCCTCGCGGGGCGCGCTCGCGCTGCTCGGCGTGGTCGTGCTCATCGCGACGACCGCCGTCTCGGCCTGGCCGCGGTTCGCCGAGGGCTTGCTCGGCGCCGAGCTGCGCTACCGCGTGGAGGAGGCGACACCGGTCAACCGCGACCTGCTCACCTCCACCATCACCGGCACTGTGCAATCGGCGGGAGGCGGATCGTTCGGCGGGACCGCCGAGCCGGGCGCGGTCTGGCAGGGCATGCCGGGAGCGCTCGCCTCGGCGCGTTCGGCCATGGCGCCCGCGCTGCGCGCGGTGACCGGCACCGGGGACTACGCCTCCCGCAGCGACGACGCCACGACCACCGGGCCGCCGGATGCGGCCTCCGACAGCCGCTACGTCACGGTCGTCGAGTCGTACGCGCGCCTCCGCGCTGCCGCCGCCCTCGACGCGGGAGCCTGGCCGTCCCCCATCGCGACCGTCGGCACGACCGCAACCCCACCCACCGTCGACGTCGTCCTGACGACGGACGCCGCACGCCTGGTCGGTTGGACGGTCGGCCAGACGCGCACCGCCTCCTCCGGCTCCGCGTTCCGGCTCCGGCTCTCCGGCACCGTCCGCCCGCTCGACACCGGCTCCGACTTCTGGTCCCTCGAGACCGTTCGCGCGCACGGAAGCTATGTCGACCGGGGCGACGCGGGCAAGCTCTACCGCGCCGTCGCCTGGGTCGATCCCGGGTCCTGGACGCGCGTCGCCCCGCTGTTCGCCGGAACCTTCACCCAGGGCTGGTTCCCCGTCGCCCCGTCGGCTCTGTCGGTCTCCCTGCTCGACCCGGTCCGCTCCGCGCTCGGCCGCTTCCTCTCCGCCGCGCCGACCCCGTCCTTCGGCGGCGTGCCGACGACCCTGCGCTTCTCGACGTCCCTCGACCGCACCCTCGACGCCTACAGCGCCCGCGCCCAGCCGGCGAACACCCTGTTCGCGATCCTGGCCGCTGGACCGCTCGGCGTGGCGCTCGCCGTCCTCGTGCTCGGCGTACGCCTGCTGCTCGGGCGGCGACGGGAGGCGCTGGCCCTGCTCGCGGCGCGCGGCGCCTCGCCGGCACGCCTGCGACGCGATCTCGCGATCGACACCGCGCTCGTCTCGGTGCCGGGAGCCGGTCTCGGGCTCGTCGCCGCCCTGCTTCTCACGCCCGGCGCCGACAGCCTCCTGCGTCCCGTCGCGCTCGCCCTCGCGTGCGCGCTCGCACCTCCGGCGCTCAGCGCGGCGGCGGCCGGGCGCCTCGGCCCGGGCGACGACCTGCGCGGCGGACGGACGGCCCGGCGCCGCTGGGGGTGGGTGCTGGAGGTCCTCGTGCTCGGCCTCGCCGCGCTGGGCGTCGCCGCACTGTTGCAGCGCGGGCCTGAGCCGGCCTCCGCCGGCCTGGGCGTCGACCCTCTGCTCGCCCTCACCCCGGTGCTCCTCGCCCTCGCTGCGTGCGTCGTGGTGCTCCGGGTCTACCCGGTTCCGCTGTCGTGGCTGACACGCGCGCTGCGCCGCCGCCGAGGGCCCGTCGCCTTCATCGGCGCGACCAGCGCGCTCCGCTCCCGCGCGGGCAGCCTGTGGCCGGTGTTCGCGGTCGTGACCGGGGTCGCCATCGCGGTCTTCTCCGCCGGCGTGCTCAGCACGGAGCGGGCGGGCATCGAGAGCGGCGCCCTCGCCCGCGTCGGAGCCGACCTGAGCGTGACGGCGCCCACGACCTTCACGGACGAGCAGGTCGAGCGTCTGCGTTCGGTGCGGGGCGTCGCGGCGAGCGCCGTCGTGGAGTGGGCGGGAGGGGTGCGCGTACAGGCGGGGTCGCAGGGCGGCGACCTCTCCGGCTACCTCGTCGACCCGGCGGAGCTCGCCCGGGTGCAGTCGGGCATCCCGGAGGCCGCCCGCGTCTCCTCCGCGCTGGTGCAGAAGGATCGGGCGCGTACCGGCGCCGTCATCGGCGGCTTCGACCCGACCATCCCTGTCACGAGCGCGATCCTCTACGCCGGCACCGCCGTGCATCTCGGCGTGACGGAGTTCGATTTCGCACCCGGCGTCTACGTCCGGGACGCCCAGTGGGTGATCATCGACCGGACCGCGCTGCCCGCGTCGGCCGGGCTCACGGGGCGCCCGCAGACCGTGCTGGTCTCCCTCGCACCGGGCGCCGACGCCGCGACGGTGCACGACGAGCTCGCCGCGATCGCCGGCACGGGCGCCACGATCGGCGACGCCCAGCGAGAGCAGCAGACCTTGCGGGCGGCTCCCCTCGTCGCAGGCCTCGAGACCATCGCCCTCCTCTCGATCACGCTCTCCGCACTGATGTGCGTGGGGGCGCTCCTGCTCGCCCTCGTCATCGGCACGGCCTCCCGTACCCGGCTGGTCGCGACACTGCGCACCATCGGCTACACCGCGCGCCAGACCGGCGCACTGCTGGCGTGGGAGCTCGGCCCCCTGCTCGTCGCGGGGCTGGTCGCCGGCATCGCGGTCGGGCTCGCGCTCCCGGCGATCGTGCTCGCCCCGATCGACCTCAGCGGCTTCACCGGCGGACCGATCGCTCCCGCGGTCGTCGTCGACCCGCTGCTCATCGCCGCCGCGGCCGGAGGGTTCGTCCTCGTGACCCTCGCCGTCACGCTCATCGCACTCGCCGTCGCACGGCGCCGCTCGCCGGCCGCGGTGCTCCGGGCAGGAGGGGAAGAATGA
- a CDS encoding LON peptidase substrate-binding domain-containing protein: MAVSPMFPLGSVLFPFVPIPLRVFEPRYLTLVGRLLDEDEPGFEFGVVLIERGSEAGGGDQRAAVGTMARLVSAAAGADDLLIVGVGTRRFTVERWVDDDPYPRAELAMLPELEWSEALAPLLAEAEAIVRRSIARAAEPSSDADIELSDDPVAAAWQLAALAPLGEYDRYTLLRATSVGGLLRQVIDLTLDAEELWAAGGGV; this comes from the coding sequence ATGGCCGTCTCCCCGATGTTCCCGCTCGGATCCGTGCTGTTCCCCTTCGTGCCCATCCCGCTGCGGGTGTTCGAGCCGCGGTATCTGACCCTGGTCGGACGGCTGCTCGATGAGGACGAACCGGGATTCGAATTCGGCGTCGTCCTCATCGAGCGCGGGTCCGAAGCCGGGGGCGGCGACCAGCGCGCCGCCGTCGGGACGATGGCGCGTCTGGTGAGCGCCGCCGCGGGCGCGGACGACCTTCTCATCGTCGGCGTGGGAACCCGGCGGTTCACGGTCGAACGCTGGGTCGACGACGACCCGTATCCGCGGGCCGAGCTCGCGATGCTGCCGGAGCTGGAGTGGTCGGAGGCGCTCGCACCCCTCCTGGCCGAGGCCGAAGCGATCGTCCGCCGCTCGATCGCCCGCGCCGCGGAGCCGTCGTCCGACGCCGACATCGAGCTGTCGGACGATCCCGTCGCGGCCGCGTGGCAGCTGGCGGCGCTCGCCCCGCTCGGCGAGTACGACAGGTACACGCTGCTGCGGGCGACGTCGGTGGGAGGTCTGCTGCGTCAGGTGATCGACCTGACCCTCGACGCGGAGGAGCTCTGGGCAGCAGGGGGAGGTGTCTGA